One Gossypium hirsutum isolate 1008001.06 chromosome A08, Gossypium_hirsutum_v2.1, whole genome shotgun sequence genomic window, ttaactaatttgataaCTGTatattttttagcatatttattttatttacatatcattacttttattattatttcatcatctattctatttatagtttttttttaaataatttcaaacatttagcttattcattatttccctttcttattatttattcgACCCATTTATCTTACCTTCGTATTTATCGTTAGTATTcatatttgtgtttatgtttaCCCTGTtataattatcaatttttatttgttatgcatTCTTTATTATCTCGTTTCATTACGAATTTAGGTTTTATCCAACCCGATAGTGATTCTTTCACTGAAGTAAATATTTCGTATTTGGTAAtccgagacaatcgtgccctaattTACTGGATTTCGATTTTTTTCTCTCacgtttaacctaaataacggcatattcttttaaatcataaTACGAGTGTTAAATAAAATACTTACTCTCTGATATttgaggtgttgtgtcctaactcactggatatgacatcttattacctcgagataagatttttttttgcaaataaggCGATGCTTggtgtttgaaaatttcgagaaagtagtgccctaacttattgggttgccactttctcgttgaattcgaataattaagcacccttctaagttttttaaaggttttctaaatgcaagctagtatcttggaatttcaaagcaatatgtcctaacttattggatatagcgtTTTGCTGTTTCGAGATCGGAATTTCAAAAAAGGTTAACTTAATGTCAATACTTTGACGCGAGTGAATCccaatttttaaagttaaaatattttaaaggggactacatcttaatttttttttcttttttaaatttccgTCATTAAAGACATtggataatcaattaggtaccaattttttgggcgttacgagggtgctaatccttcctcgtacgtaatcgactcccgaacccgttcttttatttcgtggaccaaaactaattattttagaataaaatgtttcaaaggtgatccaatcacacctaaaaagattggtggcgactcccgttttcgttttttaaaatcaGTTCCCATTTtttcaaaactcgatttgaaaatggtttcggcAAGTGTTATCGAGCCTCATAGCCATTATTTAAAGTTGGGccaatttaacttaattaaacaatGTAACAAGAATGATCGAAGATAATACACATGGAGACCAGGCCCCAACCAACAAGGAATAACTTAATCGTAGGcaacaaaatcactttacaaatcaAAGTGTCGAGGATCGACAAGCACTGCTAGATCAAGTGGAAGAGAGTGATACGATCTGCTTATAATTAGTGCACAAGAATTTCAAAAAGGCTCTTTAGGTGTGGATGGAGGCCAATAAAGGTCCTCTCAAGTGCGTGGTGTGCTGCCATTGTCATGCAAAGAAAGAAATCACGTCCAACATCGGGAATGGTGGTAGTTGCCCCCCCACGCTCCTCATTGTCGTCATCATCTATAATCCCTTCCCTTGGCCTTAATGGCACCTCGAAGCCACAACAGCAACGTCACCCTATTATTATCTACATGCACTCTCCCAAAGTCATCCACACACATTCTAAAGATTTCATAGCGTTGGTGCAGAAACTTACAAGGCTTTCATATAATAAAGATGatcatcaaaatcataataaTCATGTTTTTCATCAACCCAAGGCGGAGAGTGGTGCTGCCTCGGAAAAGGAAGACAATAAGAGGATCAACAATGTTGAAAGCCTATGCAACTTCTAGATAAAATCAATGGGATGCAGAAGCCAAATTTTTCATTGGAGTGAATCAAGCAAAGTTAAAGGAAGACATGAAGGAATTAACTCTTATAGAAACCACGGATTCAAAGATAGACTACAAGGATAAAGAAAAGTTGGAGGAAAACATGAAGGAACCAGCTCTTGCAGCAATAATGAAGTCAAAGATAGCCTACAAGGAGGATTGAATCATCGATTCTAAGTGCTCCAATCATATTACCAGTAACGAGAAGAAGTTGCAAGACATGGTTGAGTAAAAATGAATGAGAGTGGTGCTGATAGCCAACAATCCAAAGTTTTTTATTTCTCATATTGGGAAGACAACACTTCCAAGGTATGGCTCTTAGTAACTCCAACTTGAGAAGGTCTATCTTGTCCTTAGCTTGAAGAAGAATTTCTTTCAGTACCTCAACTGGCAGCAACAAGGAATTATGTACTCTTTGGGCCTAAAGATGTGACTATATTCTAGAAAGTGAATGTGATTGGCACTTTTATTATGAAAGGAAGAAGAACATAGTCAGTTTATGTGTTATCTGCAGAGTCGAAATTTGTGGACAAGACTAGGAAGAATGAGACGGCTGATCTTTGGCATGAGCACCTTGGACATATAAGCTACAACAAGCTGAAGGAAATGATAAAGAATGACATATTAAGAGGACTTTCTCAAGTAGACATCCGAACAGACATAGTCTCTGTTGAATGTCAATTTGCCAAGGCTCACCAATTGCCACTCAAGGAGTCAAAGAATCAATTCAAGACACCACTAGAGCTTATACACTCAAATGTCTTTGGCCCAATGAAACAATCATCACTTAGAGGTATGAAGTATATCGTGACATTTATCGACAACTTCTCAAGGTACGTGTGGATTTACTTTATGAAGGAAAAGCCAGAGACTTTTATGAACATTAAGAAGTTTATGAAGAAGATAGAAAGTGAACTCAATGAGAAAATTAAATGTCCACGCACTGATAATGGGAAAGAATATCTATCTACTGAGCTCACTGTCTATCTTGAGAAGCACAAGATCATATAACAATTAACTTACCCCAATATTCCATAACAAAATGGAGTGGCAAAATGCAAGAATCGTCACCTCGTTGAAACTTGTCGAAGCATGCTTCATGCTAAGAATGTACCAGAAAGATTTCGAGTCGAGTGTATGAGAATGATAACCTATATGATTAGTAGGCTACTATAAGCTAAGTTGGGATTCATCTCACCGTATGAGATATTATGGAAGATCAAGATAACTATTAGCTATCTCAAGGTATTTGGTAGTGTATGCTACATTTTTGTGCCACATCACCTAAGGagtaaatttgataataaggCAATTCGGTGCATTTTCGTCGgctatgatgatgcacgaaaagGTTGAAGATGTTGTGATCCAACCACTGGAAGATGCCACACTTCAAGAAACGTGATGTTTGATGAAGATTCTTCATGGTGGTCACCTCAAAAGATCGAGCTTCCAAAATCTCATGGCTTAAAAGAGATTccgaaagaaaataaagaaggtaAAGAGTAAGTATTGCATCCAAGTGAAGAAAGAGAAAGCTCACCCTTCAAGGAAAAGAGTCCATGGAAGATAGGCATACATCAACCTACATTTGAGGAGCTTCGTCCAAGACAAATACAAGTCGAGGAGCTTGCATAAGAATTACGAAGATTAGTAAGGCCAAGGCAGCCTAACCCAAGGTATGCCAACATTGCCTTTGTAAATGAGTCTATACCTATTGAGCCATCTGTTTATGAAGAAGCAACACAAAGCCTTGAGTGACAAAAATCTATGGAAGAAGAGATTAAGacattaaaagaaaatcaaacatGAGACTTAGTGCCAAAGCCAAAAGATGTGAAGCTAATATCCTGCAAATGGGTCTACAAGGTGAAGACCCGACCATATGGCTCAAATGAAAGGTATAAAGCTTGACTTGTTGCTCAAGGTTTCTCTCAATAATATAGGCTAGATtatgaagaaacatttagccctGTGGCAAAGATCACAACTGTTCGAGTCTTATTAGCATTAAGCACTAAAAAGCCTTGAAAGTTGCGACAGATGGATGTCAAGAATGCTTTCTTACATGGAGAACTTGATAAGGACATCTACATGGAGTAACCAAGAGGTTTCGAGAACAAGATCCATCCCGAGTATGTTTACAAACTGAAGAAGGCATTTTACGGCTTGAAGCAGGCTCTAAAAGCATGGAATGGGAAGATCAATGAGTTTTTAATACAAAGTGGTTTTACAGTTGCTCCTTCAAAATCTAGTTTATTTGTGAAAGCAAATCAAGGAAAACTGGCCATAGTTCTAATATATGTGGATGACTTAATCATCACGGGAGATTATTGCGAGAAAATGTAGCGAACAAAGGAAAATCTTTCTATCATTTTTCATATGAAGGAACTAGAAGAACTCAAACACTTTTTTGGACTTGAAGTAGAGCGCATGGAGGAAGTATTATTTTTGGgacaataaaaatatgcaaaggATCTTCTATAGAGGTATGGGATGCTTGACTGTAAGCCTATCTCCACTCCCATGGATCCCAATATAAAACTATAAGTAGATGAAGAAAAACTTTTAGAAGATGTAACCATGTATCGACAACTAATCGAAAGTATTATTTATCTCACTCTAAGCTGATCAGACATAATTTATGCAGTTGGAGTGGCTAGTCGATACATGAGTAATCCTAAGAAGCCTCATCTTGATGCAATACGTCGCATCCTAAGGTATGTTAAAGGCACCATTAAGTTTAGTATTTTATACAAGAAAACAAAAGAATGTCTAGTGGCTAGATATTGTGACGCCGACTATCTTAGAGACTATGATATGCAACAATCGACAATTGGGTACATCTTCATCCTTGGATCAAGAGCAATATCATGGTGCAATAAGAGACAACCAACATCGTTATTATCAAGCCttactgcattacttctattagactttgattagaataaggtttttaaacctataaatagacgtagTCGTCTCTCCTCttatatcattcaaattcaacagttagtgaatttttcttctcctctggccgtggtttttcccaaaagggtttctaagtaaaatctgtgtgttctatttttctctctttctttgagATTAATTGTCATTATCAACGTTTGATTTTCACAAATCTTTCATGTACAGAAAAAAACATATAGAAGTTCACTATCATTATATTCGCGAGAAGGTCGTTAAAGAGGAAGTCAAGATGATGCCAACAATGACAGATGAGTAAGTTGCAAACATATTCACGAAGAGTTTGAGTAGACTAAAGTTTGAGAAGTTCAGAGAAGCACTCGATATGATCTGCAAATCATCTGTGGAAAAAAGTTTGCATATTTGAGGGGGGATTGTTTAAAGCCAAGGCAACTTTTGGATAAAAACCAAACTTATCCTTTAAGAGATTTTTTGTTTGGAAGATTctagaatataaaataaagaaatatgatATCGTCTAAAAGACTAGATATTCTAGATTAACATTCTAACTATTATATGTTTGTAAAATTAATGGCAAGGATGTTGACATGTATCAACAATCCAATGACCATTAAACTCTATAAATATGGGTAGGAGCTTTCATTCTTATAATGAAGTAAGAGAGAAGTGTGTGTCATATTGTAGTTGTATTGTATATTAATAAAAGTGCTCTTTTCTCTTTTAATTGTAAGTCTCGGTTAAGCCTTAGGTTTCTAAGCACTTGGTGCACTTGGGTTAGCTGTTATATATGGTCGACTCTGCCGCCTGAGTATTATAATGCACTAAGAAGTTAGAAAATATAAGGTTAACCGACTTCAAAGAGTTGGTGTAACATTAGTTGTAGGTCCTAGGTCCTCTGTAGTGGATGTGTTGTGCTCGTCGAGTTCTCAAGAAACAATGATGACAACGAAACATCATCGGTTATAACAAATGAAAATTGTGAAAGACAAGTAAATTCTTGTTTTGTTCAACCTTTGTTTGATCCATCAACAGCTTTATTTCTAAATATTGCTTATTTCATCGTCTTCAAGGTTGGAGGGGATGAATGAGTTTCGTaattattaaagtttaattatttatttctattaatttttttaggtaattttttaattttttaattttatgatgcAAATAAGGTTGATTTGTTTAAGgagttatataaataattaaactttatataagtaataatatatattattttgtttcaaaacttataaaaataataagtatttatgtttttcaaaaaatttataataattattaaaattaaataactaaaactacaactttaaaataaaactcaaaataaataaatatttaagttgaaatatttaaaaagattAGCATTCTAAACATTGATTTTATGTAACTTACTTTCTTAACCCACGTCGAGGAGACAGTATTTGCCTAGTTGCTTAGTTTGTAAGCTTTTAAATTCtcttgaatttaaatattttacttcaAACTGGGCCTATTGGGCCATGTGAGTAGCAATTAGTGTGCGtcataaaactttatttaaagttgtatcaatttaatttaattaaataaactaacaAGAAGGGAGGACCCTCATAATCGTTTGAGAGATTAAGTGCAACAACACAGTTTGAGAGATTAAGTGCAAGATTAAGCAGCAACGACATCATTTGAGAGATTAAGTGCAGGATTATAGTAATGTTTTCTGTCAAAATACTTTCCCTGATGTTTTCTATCTCAAATGCTAAGTTGAATAAgaagaaatcaaaaaaaaattagttttcagTAATGTGGTTCATTTACTGTTAAAAACAATGCCAAGCTTAAAGTTGAATCCCCATTGATCAATTGtggaaataattaaagattattgatgTATTTTGCTGTTcattaaggaaaaagaaaaaggtttatttagaatttttattcatatattttgatgttccttaagcataaaaaaaaaagagaaataatcGATTCCATCGTCCATCAATGAGTGGTTAAAACTTCGAACTTCAAACCGAGTGAAAGAAAATTTCTACCAGAGCAACATAAAGCTTTAGCAATGGAGACAAGACTCTCTGCATCTCTGGGTCTCCCTTCTTCTGACTTAAATCATCCGCCAATCAACACCAACTTCGCCTCCCTTTTCACCCATTTCATCACTCTCACTTCATCTCCGGAAAACCCTCAAAAACCCCTCAAACCTCTCCTACATCACCTCTCGTTTGCTTCTGCCTCCATTTCTGCAGATCCTCAAACTGCAAAACCCACCAAGTTTCGTATTCCGCTCCCTTTCGCCAATTTAATTGAATCCCAGCAACCCAAATCGCCTAAATTCCCCAAATGGCTAGAACCCAGATCAAGAAACAGCTCCAAAGCCCAAACCCTTATTAAAAACTTATCTGTCTTCGAAAGAGCTCTAATCGGTGCAGGTGGTGGTGGAATTGCCGGTGCATTTACTTACGTATGCCTTCTCCCACTCGATACCATCAAAACCAAAATGCAGACAAAGGGTGCTTCCGAGATTTATGCTAACACCTTTGATGCAGTAGTCAAAACTTTCCAGACGAATGGTATTCTTGGATTTTACAGAGGAGTTTCAGCTGTTATTGTAGGTTCAACGGCTTCTTCAGCTGTTTATTTTGGGACATGTGAGTTTGGGAAGtcttttttgtccaaattggagTGTCCAGCTTTGCTTATTCCTCCAACTGCTGGTGCTATGGGAAATATTGTTTCATCAGCTATAATGGTACCCAAAGAGTTGATTACTCAAAGAATGCAAGCTGGTGCTAAAGGAAGCTCATGGCAAGTCTTGTTAAGAATTTTAGAAAAAGATGGGATTTTGGGTCTTTATGCTGGTTACTCAGCTACATTGTTGAGGAATTTGCCTGCTGGGGTGTTAAGTTATTCCTCGTTTGAGTATTTAAAAGCTGCGGTTTTGAGAAAGACAAAACAGACTAATTTGGAGCCAATTCAGAGTGTTTGTTGCGGTGCTTTGGCTGGTGCAATTTCAGCTTCTTTGACTACTCCTCTCGATGTCGTGAAAACAAGGTTGATGACTCAGGTCCATGGGAATAAAGTTGCTGCTGCTATGTATAGTGGGGTTAATGCGACGGTGAAGCAGATTTTCAAGGAGGAAGGTTGGATTGGTTTGACTAGTGGACTGGGGCCTAGAGTTGTTCATAGTGCTTGTTTTTCAGCTTTGGGCTATTTTGCATTTGAGACTGCCAGGCTTGCAATTTTGCATCAGTATCTGGAGCACAAGGAGAAAGAGTTGTCCAAAATCAGTGTTGCACCGGCTTGAGTTACATTTAGTGGTGATAATGCTAATTTTTATCActgttttgttaaatttgttttgtTGCCATGTTGTGTAGTTCAAAGAAACTGATTTTTGGCATTGCATTTCTTGGTTagagtttcatttttttttctactgatatatatcaatttaaaataagttTGATTAATGCACCAATGTATGAAGAACCTTCTTATTCCATATTACCTCAGATTCAATATGCTGCTGAATTTTACATTTTCTGTTTGTAACATCCGATACCATGCTTGCTAGTCCATGAACATTTGTAGATTTCACATCAATAATAGGTTAAAATTTCTATGACTTCCAAGTTGACTAGGTAGTAATGGTATTTTTGTGGTCATCTCTTGTTCTGGTCTTTTAGATAAATTTTTATGGATTAGTGGCTTGTTATTGGTTTGGTGAATGATTAATAAATGATTGATGGTGCTCCATCGAGGGTGCTGTAACTAATGCAGATTCCACCTCCATCACTGTGAAGTTTTCTGCTCCAACTTAGGTGGAGATAATGCATCATATCGATTTAACTCACATTATTGGCAATGGTCTGTAATTCTCTCTGATGAAAATGCCTATATGAAATCTATCATAGTTTTTCCTCTACAAAATTCCCTGTTAAGTTTTGCATGGAGACTGCTATGAGAATCAAGCAACTATAACTTGCTCTTGTGATGTTTTTGGTGTGGAATATTAAATTATCTAGAATCAAGAAAGgtactttttaatttataaaaatcagAAACTTATATATCCGTGCTCTAAATACTAGTTAGTTTATAGTTATGTGAGGGAATGCATGAAAGAAATTTCCCCTGCTGCTGTTGGTGGATATTATACTTTCATCCCTTTAGAAACTCTATGGATTTAATTCTCCTCGCATATCTATGGAGAAATGGCTTCTTTAAATTTCTGTACGAGTTTACCTTCTTTAATTATTTCTCATGTGCATGATGGCTTTTTGCTGTCGATGTTTATTGGATAAAAGTAAGTAAAACATGAAACCTTTTCTTTGGATGGATGGTGATCAAATACGGGAATTGGCATGAGCTGTACATATGCTTACAAGATATGTTTGTTCTGTATATAAATAAAGCCTACCGGCGGGAATAAGATAGTGTGCTGCTTCTAAAATATCATTTT contains:
- the LOC107886469 gene encoding protein MITOFERRINLIKE 1, chloroplastic, producing the protein METRLSASLGLPSSDLNHPPINTNFASLFTHFITLTSSPENPQKPLKPLLHHLSFASASISADPQTAKPTKFRIPLPFANLIESQQPKSPKFPKWLEPRSRNSSKAQTLIKNLSVFERALIGAGGGGIAGAFTYVCLLPLDTIKTKMQTKGASEIYANTFDAVVKTFQTNGILGFYRGVSAVIVGSTASSAVYFGTCEFGKSFLSKLECPALLIPPTAGAMGNIVSSAIMVPKELITQRMQAGAKGSSWQVLLRILEKDGILGLYAGYSATLLRNLPAGVLSYSSFEYLKAAVLRKTKQTNLEPIQSVCCGALAGAISASLTTPLDVVKTRLMTQVHGNKVAAAMYSGVNATVKQIFKEEGWIGLTSGLGPRVVHSACFSALGYFAFETARLAILHQYLEHKEKELSKISVAPA